In Papaver somniferum cultivar HN1 chromosome 1, ASM357369v1, whole genome shotgun sequence, a genomic segment contains:
- the LOC113279983 gene encoding putative transcription elongation factor SPT5 homolog 1 isoform X38, giving the protein MKMSNKTLAQHRHDEDDSDEDEDEEGEFDVAEYERRGFSKSSAGGDSSHKLRRLDSLYDSSADEYDSEDEDEDEDEEREEDEMYSSSGRKRKRHSSNPFIDDQAIVATDDEDDDYERGEVDRDFIEPDENIPEEHEATRMQHRRMLPQEDEEVDVDEFERRIRQRYSSQSYLEEGIDEISDVEQQALLPSIKDPKLWMVKCAMGREREAAVCLMQKRIDRGHREMQIRSVISPHYLKNYIYVEADKSAHVIEACKGLRILNTTKVMLVPIKEMTDVLLIEGNPIDTAKDMWVRLRIGIYKGALAKVVNVSDVRRKVMVKLIPRVDLQAIADKLEGRKVSKKAYIPSPRLMKIDEARNLNIPVDYRTGRSTNIQFCVIDGKMFKDGFLYKTVSMRSIDYQNIQPTFSELEKFCETGHGVVGSMSTSPRNRKKSHFMKGDAVIVVKGDLKNLMGWVEKVEEDNVHIRPKVKGLCTTVAVNEKYVCKSFKPGDHVKVVFGAHKGVTGMVIKVNSNVLIILSDATKEDIRVFAEHAVDSSEVTTGVTKVGDYELHDLVMLDNTCFGVIIRLESQTLQILLGDPDRPDVARVKMREIKYKIQRRNTALDQSNNTVSVKDVVKILMGPCKGKQGPVEHIFRGTLFINDRHHMEHSGFICVRAQSCIVMGGSPAKVSLSSRFGSSTDAARIAPSPRRFPSGGPPFDSGGRQKSGQRGHDSFVGSTIKIRIGHYKGCRGRVVSVKGQSVRVELESQMKTVLVNRDEISAIPDVSTSLSEPPQHGIGSETPIHRAQTPTHSYATPTRNEGGTPRHSGTWTPLRDQAWNPEATTTPSGEKWEDGNPGSWGTIPPTQTTPLGRSNKAPSAGSDWGNWGDGDCGSRGTVPPAQAPPLSRSNEAPSTSSGLGNWGDGNRGSKGSSPQCGQGTPRAHSNEAPALAQSTGSGWGGKKKLGRWKCFHPCL; this is encoded by the exons ATGAAAATGTCAAATAAAACCCTAGCTCAGCATCGCCATGACGAAGATGATAGTGAtgaagacgaagacgaagaaggagAGTTTGATGTTGCTGAGTATGAGAGAAGAGGTTTTAGTAAAAGTAGTGCTGGTGGTGATTCCAGTCACAAACTAAGGAGATTAGATTCTCTATATGATAGTAGTGCAGATGAATATGATAGTGaggatgaagacgaagatgaagacgaagagaGAGAGGAAGATGAAATGTATTCCTCCTCTGGTAGAAAGCGGAAGAGACATAGTTCTAATCCTTTTATTGATGATCAAGCTATTGTTGctactgatgatgaagatgatgattatgaaAGAGGAGAAGTTGATCGTG ATTTCATAGAGCCTGATGAAAACATACCGGAAGAACATGAGGCCACAAGGATGCAACATCGTCGTATGTTACCTCAAGAGGATGAAGAAGTAGATGTTGATGAATTTGAGAGAAGAATTCGCCAACGGTATTCCAGTCAATCCTACTTAGAAGAAGGTATTGATGAAATTAGTGACGTTGAGCAGCAAGCTCTTTTGCCATCAATTAAGGATCCAAAGTTGTGGATGGTGAAATGCGCA ATGGGTCGTGAGCGAGAGGCAGCTGTTTGCCTTATGCAGAAACGTATTGATCGAGGTCATCGTGAAATGCAGATAAGATCTGTCATCTCTCCTCATTATCTTAAGAACTATATTTACGTTGAGGCTGATAAGTCAGCCCATGTGATAGAG GCTTGCAAAGGTCTCAGGATCTTAAATACTACAAAAGTAATGCTTGTTCCGATAAAAGAAATGACAGATGTGCTTTTAATAGAAGGCAATCCCATAGATACTGCAAAGGATATGTGGGTGCGACTGAGGATCGGGATATATAAAGGGGCTCTTGCAAAA GTTGTTAATGTGTCTGATGTACGACGAAAGGTTATGGTTAAGCTAATCCCACGGGTTGATTTGCAAGCCATTGCTGATAAACTG GAAGGTAGGAAAGTCTCGAAAAAGGCATATATACCCTCTCCACGCCTCATGAAAATAGATGAAGCAAG GAACCTTAATATACCAGTCGACTATAGAACGGGACGAAGCACTAATATTCAATTCTGTGTAATTGATGGAAAGATGTTTAAAgacggtttcctatataaaactgTATCAATGAGATCAATAGATTATCAAAACATTCAACCAACCTTTAGTGAGCTTGAGAAATTTTGTGAGACTGGGCATGGAGTTGTGGGTAGTATGTCCACTTCACCTAGAAACAGGAAAAAAAGCCACTTTATGAAGGGTGATGCTGTCATTGTTGTTAAAGGAGATCTCAAAAATCTGATGGGATGGGTTGAAAAAGTTGAGGAAGATAACGTCCATATTAGGCCAAAAGTGAAGGGCCTGTGT ACAACAGTTGCTGTGAATGAAAAATATGTTTGCAAATCCTTCAAGCCCGGGGATCATGTGAAGGTTGTCTTTGGTGCTCACAAGGGTGTAACCGGTATGGTTATTAAGGTTAACAGTAATGTACTCATCATTCTATCTGACGCAACTAAAGAAGAC ATCCGTGTCTTTGCTGAACATGCTGTGGACAGCTCTGAAGTAACTACTGGGGTTACCAAAGTTGGGGATTATGAGTTGCATGACCTTGTCATGCTTGA TAACACGTGCTTTGGAGTAATAATACGTTTAGAGAGTCAAACACTCCAGATACTGCTGGGAGATCCAGATAGACCTGATGTTGCACGAGTGAAGATGAGGGAGATCAAATACAAGATTCAGAGGAGGAATACTGCTCTAGATCAATCGAACAATACTGTGTCTGTGAAAGATGTTGTGAAGATTCTAATGGGCCCTTGCAAA GGAAAACAAGGTCCTGTAGAACACATATTTAGAGGAACATTGTTCATAAATGACCGCCATCACATGGAGCATTCTGGTTTTATCTGTGTGAGAGCACAATCTTGTATAGTGATGGGTGGCTCACCTGCCAAG GTTTCCCTGTCCTCGAGATTTGGAAGTTCTACAGATGCAGCTCGCATCGCCCCTTcaccaagaagatttcctagtgGAGGACCTCCATTTGACT CTGGAGGAAGACAGAAGAGTGGACAGCGAGGGCATGATTCTTTTGTTGGTAGTACCATAAAAATTCGTATTGGTCACTATAAGGGATGTCGCGGTCGTGTTGTAAGTGTTAAGGGCCAATCAGTTCGAGTTGAACTGGAATCTCAAATGAAAACTGTACTAG TTAACCGTGACGAGATATCTGCTATCCCAGATGTTTCTACTTCATTAAG TGAACCACCTCAACATGGTATAGGAAGTGAGACACCTATACATCGCGCACAAACTCCGACACACTCATATGCCACTCCTACGAGAAATGAAGGAG GAACACCAAGACATAGTGGTACCTGGACTCCCCTGCGTGATCAAGCTTGGAATCCTGAAGCTACCACAACTCCATCCGG ggaaaaatggGAAGATGGAAATCCTGGCTCGTGGGGAACCATTCCACCAACTCAA ACAACTCCTCTTGGACGTTCAAATAAAGCACCAAGTGCAGGTTCTGATTGGGGCAACTGGGGAGATGGAGATTGTGGCTCGCGGGGAACTGTTCCACCAGCTCAA GCACCTCCTCTTTCACGTTCAAATGAAGCACCAAGCACAAGTTCCGGTTTGGGCAACTGGGGAGATGGGAACCGTGGCTCGAAGGGAAGCAGTCCACAATGCGGC CAGGGAACTCCTCGAGCGCATTCAAATGAAGCACCAGCACTAGCACAGAGCACAGGTTCAGGCTGGGGAGGTAAAAAAAAGTTGGGAAGATGGAAATGTTTCCACCCATGTTTGTGA
- the LOC113279983 gene encoding putative transcription elongation factor SPT5 homolog 1 isoform X27, protein MKMSNKTLAQHRHDEDDSDEDEDEEGEFDVAEYERRGFSKSSAGGDSSHKLRRLDSLYDSSADEYDSEDEDEDEDEEREEDEMYSSSGRKRKRHSSNPFIDDQAIVATDDEDDDYERGEVDRDFIEPDENIPEEHEATRMQHRRMLPQEDEEVDVDEFERRIRQRYSSQSYLEEGIDEISDVEQQALLPSIKDPKLWMVKCAMGREREAAVCLMQKRIDRGHREMQIRSVISPHYLKNYIYVEADKSAHVIEACKGLRILNTTKVMLVPIKEMTDVLLIEGNPIDTAKDMWVRLRIGIYKGALAKVVNVSDVRRKVMVKLIPRVDLQAIADKLEGRKVSKKAYIPSPRLMKIDEARNLNIPVDYRTGRSTNIQFCVIDGKMFKDGFLYKTVSMRSIDYQNIQPTFSELEKFCETGHGVVGSMSTSPRNRKKSHFMKGDAVIVVKGDLKNLMGWVEKVEEDNVHIRPKVKGLCTTVAVNEKYVCKSFKPGDHVKVVFGAHKGVTGMVIKVNSNVLIILSDATKEDIRVFAEHAVDSSEVTTGVTKVGDYELHDLVMLDNTCFGVIIRLESQTLQILLGDPDRPDVARVKMREIKYKIQRRNTALDQSNNTVSVKDVVKILMGPCKGKQGPVEHIFRGTLFINDRHHMEHSGFICVRAQSCIVMGGSPAKVSLSSRFGSSTDAARIAPSPRRFPSGGPPFDSGGRQKSGQRGHDSFVGSTIKIRIGHYKGCRGRVVSVKGQSVRVELESQMKTVLVNRDEISAIPDVSTSLSEPPQHGIGSETPIHRAQTPTHSYATPTRNEGGTPRHSGTWTPLRDQAWNPEATTTPSGEKWEDGNPGSWGTIPPTQTTPLGRSNKAPSAGSDWGNWGDGDCGSRGTVPPAQPATPFARSNEAPSTGTGWGNWGDGNRGSPGTIPPAQATPLARSNEAPSTGSSWGTWGDGNPGSRGTIPPAQQAPPLSRSNEAPGTGSGWGNWGNGNPGSRGTVPPAQQAPPLSRSNEAPSTSSGLGNWGDGNRGSKGSSPQCGQGTPRAHSNEAPALAQSTGSGWGGKKKLGRWKCFHPCL, encoded by the exons ATGAAAATGTCAAATAAAACCCTAGCTCAGCATCGCCATGACGAAGATGATAGTGAtgaagacgaagacgaagaaggagAGTTTGATGTTGCTGAGTATGAGAGAAGAGGTTTTAGTAAAAGTAGTGCTGGTGGTGATTCCAGTCACAAACTAAGGAGATTAGATTCTCTATATGATAGTAGTGCAGATGAATATGATAGTGaggatgaagacgaagatgaagacgaagagaGAGAGGAAGATGAAATGTATTCCTCCTCTGGTAGAAAGCGGAAGAGACATAGTTCTAATCCTTTTATTGATGATCAAGCTATTGTTGctactgatgatgaagatgatgattatgaaAGAGGAGAAGTTGATCGTG ATTTCATAGAGCCTGATGAAAACATACCGGAAGAACATGAGGCCACAAGGATGCAACATCGTCGTATGTTACCTCAAGAGGATGAAGAAGTAGATGTTGATGAATTTGAGAGAAGAATTCGCCAACGGTATTCCAGTCAATCCTACTTAGAAGAAGGTATTGATGAAATTAGTGACGTTGAGCAGCAAGCTCTTTTGCCATCAATTAAGGATCCAAAGTTGTGGATGGTGAAATGCGCA ATGGGTCGTGAGCGAGAGGCAGCTGTTTGCCTTATGCAGAAACGTATTGATCGAGGTCATCGTGAAATGCAGATAAGATCTGTCATCTCTCCTCATTATCTTAAGAACTATATTTACGTTGAGGCTGATAAGTCAGCCCATGTGATAGAG GCTTGCAAAGGTCTCAGGATCTTAAATACTACAAAAGTAATGCTTGTTCCGATAAAAGAAATGACAGATGTGCTTTTAATAGAAGGCAATCCCATAGATACTGCAAAGGATATGTGGGTGCGACTGAGGATCGGGATATATAAAGGGGCTCTTGCAAAA GTTGTTAATGTGTCTGATGTACGACGAAAGGTTATGGTTAAGCTAATCCCACGGGTTGATTTGCAAGCCATTGCTGATAAACTG GAAGGTAGGAAAGTCTCGAAAAAGGCATATATACCCTCTCCACGCCTCATGAAAATAGATGAAGCAAG GAACCTTAATATACCAGTCGACTATAGAACGGGACGAAGCACTAATATTCAATTCTGTGTAATTGATGGAAAGATGTTTAAAgacggtttcctatataaaactgTATCAATGAGATCAATAGATTATCAAAACATTCAACCAACCTTTAGTGAGCTTGAGAAATTTTGTGAGACTGGGCATGGAGTTGTGGGTAGTATGTCCACTTCACCTAGAAACAGGAAAAAAAGCCACTTTATGAAGGGTGATGCTGTCATTGTTGTTAAAGGAGATCTCAAAAATCTGATGGGATGGGTTGAAAAAGTTGAGGAAGATAACGTCCATATTAGGCCAAAAGTGAAGGGCCTGTGT ACAACAGTTGCTGTGAATGAAAAATATGTTTGCAAATCCTTCAAGCCCGGGGATCATGTGAAGGTTGTCTTTGGTGCTCACAAGGGTGTAACCGGTATGGTTATTAAGGTTAACAGTAATGTACTCATCATTCTATCTGACGCAACTAAAGAAGAC ATCCGTGTCTTTGCTGAACATGCTGTGGACAGCTCTGAAGTAACTACTGGGGTTACCAAAGTTGGGGATTATGAGTTGCATGACCTTGTCATGCTTGA TAACACGTGCTTTGGAGTAATAATACGTTTAGAGAGTCAAACACTCCAGATACTGCTGGGAGATCCAGATAGACCTGATGTTGCACGAGTGAAGATGAGGGAGATCAAATACAAGATTCAGAGGAGGAATACTGCTCTAGATCAATCGAACAATACTGTGTCTGTGAAAGATGTTGTGAAGATTCTAATGGGCCCTTGCAAA GGAAAACAAGGTCCTGTAGAACACATATTTAGAGGAACATTGTTCATAAATGACCGCCATCACATGGAGCATTCTGGTTTTATCTGTGTGAGAGCACAATCTTGTATAGTGATGGGTGGCTCACCTGCCAAG GTTTCCCTGTCCTCGAGATTTGGAAGTTCTACAGATGCAGCTCGCATCGCCCCTTcaccaagaagatttcctagtgGAGGACCTCCATTTGACT CTGGAGGAAGACAGAAGAGTGGACAGCGAGGGCATGATTCTTTTGTTGGTAGTACCATAAAAATTCGTATTGGTCACTATAAGGGATGTCGCGGTCGTGTTGTAAGTGTTAAGGGCCAATCAGTTCGAGTTGAACTGGAATCTCAAATGAAAACTGTACTAG TTAACCGTGACGAGATATCTGCTATCCCAGATGTTTCTACTTCATTAAG TGAACCACCTCAACATGGTATAGGAAGTGAGACACCTATACATCGCGCACAAACTCCGACACACTCATATGCCACTCCTACGAGAAATGAAGGAG GAACACCAAGACATAGTGGTACCTGGACTCCCCTGCGTGATCAAGCTTGGAATCCTGAAGCTACCACAACTCCATCCGG ggaaaaatggGAAGATGGAAATCCTGGCTCGTGGGGAACCATTCCACCAACTCAA ACAACTCCTCTTGGACGTTCAAATAAAGCACCAAGTGCAGGTTCTGATTGGGGCAACTGGGGAGATGGAGATTGTGGCTCGCGGGGAACTGTTCCACCAGCTCAA CCGGCAACTCCTTTCGCACGTTCAAATGAAGCACCAAGCACAGGTACCGGTTGGGGCAACTGGGGAGATGGAAATCGTGGTTCGCCGGGAACCATTCCACCAGCTCAA GCAACTCCTCTTGCACGTTCAAATGAAGCACCAAGCACAGGTTCCAGTTGGGGCACCTGGGGAGATGGAAATCCTGGCTCGCGGGGAACCATTCCACCAGCTCAA CAGGCACCCCCTCTTTCACGTTCAAATGAAGCACCAGGCACAGGTTCCGGTTGGGGCAACTGGGGAAATGGAAATCCTGGCTCGCGGGGAACCGTTCCACCAGCTCAA CAGGCACCTCCTCTTTCACGTTCAAATGAAGCACCAAGCACAAGTTCCGGTTTGGGCAACTGGGGAGATGGGAACCGTGGCTCGAAGGGAAGCAGTCCACAATGCGGC CAGGGAACTCCTCGAGCGCATTCAAATGAAGCACCAGCACTAGCACAGAGCACAGGTTCAGGCTGGGGAGGTAAAAAAAAGTTGGGAAGATGGAAATGTTTCCACCCATGTTTGTGA
- the LOC113279983 gene encoding putative transcription elongation factor SPT5 homolog 1 isoform X24, which translates to MKMSNKTLAQHRHDEDDSDEDEDEEGEFDVAEYERRGFSKSSAGGDSSHKLRRLDSLYDSSADEYDSEDEDEDEDEEREEDEMYSSSGRKRKRHSSNPFIDDQAIVATDDEDDDYERGEVDRDFIEPDENIPEEHEATRMQHRRMLPQEDEEVDVDEFERRIRQRYSSQSYLEEGIDEISDVEQQALLPSIKDPKLWMVKCAMGREREAAVCLMQKRIDRGHREMQIRSVISPHYLKNYIYVEADKSAHVIEACKGLRILNTTKVMLVPIKEMTDVLLIEGNPIDTAKDMWVRLRIGIYKGALAKVVNVSDVRRKVMVKLIPRVDLQAIADKLEGRKVSKKAYIPSPRLMKIDEARNLNIPVDYRTGRSTNIQFCVIDGKMFKDGFLYKTVSMRSIDYQNIQPTFSELEKFCETGHGVVGSMSTSPRNRKKSHFMKGDAVIVVKGDLKNLMGWVEKVEEDNVHIRPKVKGLCTTVAVNEKYVCKSFKPGDHVKVVFGAHKGVTGMVIKVNSNVLIILSDATKEDIRVFAEHAVDSSEVTTGVTKVGDYELHDLVMLDNTCFGVIIRLESQTLQILLGDPDRPDVARVKMREIKYKIQRRNTALDQSNNTVSVKDVVKILMGPCKGKQGPVEHIFRGTLFINDRHHMEHSGFICVRAQSCIVMGGSPAKVSLSSRFGSSTDAARIAPSPRRFPSGGPPFDSGGRQKSGQRGHDSFVGSTIKIRIGHYKGCRGRVVSVKGQSVRVELESQMKTVLVNRDEISAIPDVSTSLSEPPQHGIGSETPIHRAQTPTHSYATPTRNEGGTPRHSGTWTPLRDQAWNPEATTTPSGEKWEDGNPGSWGTIPPTQTTPLGRSNKAPSAGSDWGNWGDGDCGSRGTVPPAQQATPLARSNEAPSTGTGWGSWGDGNRGSPGTIPPAQQATPLARSNEAPSTGSSWGTWGDGNPGSRGTIPPAQQAPPLSRSNEAPGTGSGWGNWGNGNPGSRGTVPPAQQAPPLSRSNEAPSTSSGLGNWGDGNRGSKGSSPQCGQGTPRAHSNEAPALAQSTGSGWGGKKKLGRWKCFHPCL; encoded by the exons ATGAAAATGTCAAATAAAACCCTAGCTCAGCATCGCCATGACGAAGATGATAGTGAtgaagacgaagacgaagaaggagAGTTTGATGTTGCTGAGTATGAGAGAAGAGGTTTTAGTAAAAGTAGTGCTGGTGGTGATTCCAGTCACAAACTAAGGAGATTAGATTCTCTATATGATAGTAGTGCAGATGAATATGATAGTGaggatgaagacgaagatgaagacgaagagaGAGAGGAAGATGAAATGTATTCCTCCTCTGGTAGAAAGCGGAAGAGACATAGTTCTAATCCTTTTATTGATGATCAAGCTATTGTTGctactgatgatgaagatgatgattatgaaAGAGGAGAAGTTGATCGTG ATTTCATAGAGCCTGATGAAAACATACCGGAAGAACATGAGGCCACAAGGATGCAACATCGTCGTATGTTACCTCAAGAGGATGAAGAAGTAGATGTTGATGAATTTGAGAGAAGAATTCGCCAACGGTATTCCAGTCAATCCTACTTAGAAGAAGGTATTGATGAAATTAGTGACGTTGAGCAGCAAGCTCTTTTGCCATCAATTAAGGATCCAAAGTTGTGGATGGTGAAATGCGCA ATGGGTCGTGAGCGAGAGGCAGCTGTTTGCCTTATGCAGAAACGTATTGATCGAGGTCATCGTGAAATGCAGATAAGATCTGTCATCTCTCCTCATTATCTTAAGAACTATATTTACGTTGAGGCTGATAAGTCAGCCCATGTGATAGAG GCTTGCAAAGGTCTCAGGATCTTAAATACTACAAAAGTAATGCTTGTTCCGATAAAAGAAATGACAGATGTGCTTTTAATAGAAGGCAATCCCATAGATACTGCAAAGGATATGTGGGTGCGACTGAGGATCGGGATATATAAAGGGGCTCTTGCAAAA GTTGTTAATGTGTCTGATGTACGACGAAAGGTTATGGTTAAGCTAATCCCACGGGTTGATTTGCAAGCCATTGCTGATAAACTG GAAGGTAGGAAAGTCTCGAAAAAGGCATATATACCCTCTCCACGCCTCATGAAAATAGATGAAGCAAG GAACCTTAATATACCAGTCGACTATAGAACGGGACGAAGCACTAATATTCAATTCTGTGTAATTGATGGAAAGATGTTTAAAgacggtttcctatataaaactgTATCAATGAGATCAATAGATTATCAAAACATTCAACCAACCTTTAGTGAGCTTGAGAAATTTTGTGAGACTGGGCATGGAGTTGTGGGTAGTATGTCCACTTCACCTAGAAACAGGAAAAAAAGCCACTTTATGAAGGGTGATGCTGTCATTGTTGTTAAAGGAGATCTCAAAAATCTGATGGGATGGGTTGAAAAAGTTGAGGAAGATAACGTCCATATTAGGCCAAAAGTGAAGGGCCTGTGT ACAACAGTTGCTGTGAATGAAAAATATGTTTGCAAATCCTTCAAGCCCGGGGATCATGTGAAGGTTGTCTTTGGTGCTCACAAGGGTGTAACCGGTATGGTTATTAAGGTTAACAGTAATGTACTCATCATTCTATCTGACGCAACTAAAGAAGAC ATCCGTGTCTTTGCTGAACATGCTGTGGACAGCTCTGAAGTAACTACTGGGGTTACCAAAGTTGGGGATTATGAGTTGCATGACCTTGTCATGCTTGA TAACACGTGCTTTGGAGTAATAATACGTTTAGAGAGTCAAACACTCCAGATACTGCTGGGAGATCCAGATAGACCTGATGTTGCACGAGTGAAGATGAGGGAGATCAAATACAAGATTCAGAGGAGGAATACTGCTCTAGATCAATCGAACAATACTGTGTCTGTGAAAGATGTTGTGAAGATTCTAATGGGCCCTTGCAAA GGAAAACAAGGTCCTGTAGAACACATATTTAGAGGAACATTGTTCATAAATGACCGCCATCACATGGAGCATTCTGGTTTTATCTGTGTGAGAGCACAATCTTGTATAGTGATGGGTGGCTCACCTGCCAAG GTTTCCCTGTCCTCGAGATTTGGAAGTTCTACAGATGCAGCTCGCATCGCCCCTTcaccaagaagatttcctagtgGAGGACCTCCATTTGACT CTGGAGGAAGACAGAAGAGTGGACAGCGAGGGCATGATTCTTTTGTTGGTAGTACCATAAAAATTCGTATTGGTCACTATAAGGGATGTCGCGGTCGTGTTGTAAGTGTTAAGGGCCAATCAGTTCGAGTTGAACTGGAATCTCAAATGAAAACTGTACTAG TTAACCGTGACGAGATATCTGCTATCCCAGATGTTTCTACTTCATTAAG TGAACCACCTCAACATGGTATAGGAAGTGAGACACCTATACATCGCGCACAAACTCCGACACACTCATATGCCACTCCTACGAGAAATGAAGGAG GAACACCAAGACATAGTGGTACCTGGACTCCCCTGCGTGATCAAGCTTGGAATCCTGAAGCTACCACAACTCCATCCGG ggaaaaatggGAAGATGGAAATCCTGGCTCGTGGGGAACCATTCCACCAACTCAA ACAACTCCTCTTGGACGTTCAAATAAAGCACCAAGTGCAGGTTCTGATTGGGGCAACTGGGGAGATGGAGATTGTGGCTCGCGGGGAACTGTTCCACCAGCTCAA CAGGCAACTCCTCTTGCACGTTCAAATGAAGCACCAAGCACAGGTACCGGTTGGGGCAGCTGGGGAGATGGAAATCGTGGCTCGCCGGGAACCATTCCACCAGCTCAA CAGGCAACTCCTCTTGCACGTTCAAATGAAGCACCAAGCACAGGTTCCAGTTGGGGCACCTGGGGAGATGGAAATCCTGGCTCGCGGGGAACCATTCCACCAGCTCAA CAGGCACCCCCTCTTTCACGTTCAAATGAAGCACCAGGCACAGGTTCCGGTTGGGGCAACTGGGGAAATGGAAATCCTGGCTCGCGGGGAACCGTTCCACCAGCTCAA CAGGCACCTCCTCTTTCACGTTCAAATGAAGCACCAAGCACAAGTTCCGGTTTGGGCAACTGGGGAGATGGGAACCGTGGCTCGAAGGGAAGCAGTCCACAATGCGGC CAGGGAACTCCTCGAGCGCATTCAAATGAAGCACCAGCACTAGCACAGAGCACAGGTTCAGGCTGGGGAGGTAAAAAAAAGTTGGGAAGATGGAAATGTTTCCACCCATGTTTGTGA